The genomic window CAGGATCAAGGGGCAAGACCCGCGTTCGCGTCGGACCTTGTTGTGCCGCTCCTGCTAGTAGAAAACCGTTTCCCGACGCATCATGTTCTGCGCCGGGACCAGCAGCAGTCGCGCGCCGGCTCGGGCGATCGCTGCAGCTGCCGCCGAGACCTGGGTGTCGGAGCAGATGTTGATCCCGAACCTCACCCCGCGGCACACGAACGTAGGAAAGGCATCGCCCGCGGTGAACAGCGACTCCTCGTGAACGACGCGCACCGCTGCGTCCACGTCACCGAGGATCTCCGCCGTCTGACACGCGCCTTCCCGCATGGCCTCCATTAGCCCCCGGCGGGACCGCGCGCGGCAACCACACGAACGTCCTATGCAGCTGCGCGGATCGGTCTCGGAGGGCTGACACGCGCTGACGGCAAGCTTTGATCCGCTACCGGGGGTCGTCGGTTTCCCACGCGTATCGGAACTGCCCGGGGCTAAGCCGCCAGAGTCGGAGCACCGCGAGCAACTGCGACTCGTCCACCGCCAGCGCGCTTCTCATGAGCATGGCACCCACGTCGTAGTCGAATCCGTCGATCCGATCGGCGTCGTACTCCCAGTGCTCAACGCGAAAACTACGTCCGTGATCGCTGTGGACCCACCCCTCACGGCGGGCGTATTCGTCAACCGGGGCCTTGCTGGGGGTGATGCTGACAAACGCCCGCCGGGCGGTGCCCGAGCTCGGAACCTCGGCCGCCAAACGCCGGCCGAGCCTCAAGGTCGAAGCTTTGTCCAACGGCCAGATGGAACGGTCGTCGGCCATGCCCGTGAAGGTATGCCAAGGCGCCACCTGATGCGACGTCTTCTCGTGCCGCCGCCAGGGCACCTGCTTGCAGCGCACCCTGCCGCAGCTGACCCATTACGACGCGCTGTGCGCGGCGAGGGAAGCCGAGCCGGCTGCCGCTGGCCGGCTGGAGAGTGCGGTGAGTAGGTGCTGGTGGCCGGCTGGTGTTCCGATTGTCGGGCGGGCGTCGGGGTGTTCGCGGTAGTGGCGCAGGGCGGCTGCGAGGAACACCTGGTCGATGTAGATGCCGCGTAGGTCGAGCGGGTACCACTCGTAGGGCGGCATCGAATGCCCGGCCAGAGCCGGTCCGGTGTAGGGGCGGCCGCCTGGGGTGGCGTGGCGGACGAGGAGCCAGAGGGTGTCACCCTGGATCGATGTGGTGCTAGGGCCGTCGGGTGCGAGGGCGTCCCAAGGAATGGTGCGTCGGAGCGTGAGGACGACGGCGTCGGACGTGAGGCGGAGCGGCGCTAATCGGTAGAGCGTCCAGATGTGGGCTGCGACGCAGCCAACCGTGAAGAGCACGACCACTGTGCGGACCAGGATGAGAGTGGCGTTGGCGAACAGTTCGGCGTAGAGGCGGGACGTCGCTACCGCCGCGATGCTCGGGGCGGCCAGGACGATCACCAGTCCGCGGAGCAGTGGGGTGTTCGGCGCCGCGAACGTCGGCTTGCCGCGGCGTCGGCTGACCTGGAAGTAGGTTGGCGGCCGACGGTGCGCGGACCAGAACACGGCGACGTAGGCGATGACCAGAAGGACGCAGAAGCCGATCGGCGCGGCGATGAGCCAGCCGGGTAACTCCCGTAGGTGCTCGATCGACACGAGTTGGAGAGCGGCAACACTGGCGGCGGCCAGGGCGCCGAAGAGTAGCGCGACTGGTCGGCTGCGGCGGGTCACCGGGTCGATCGTCACCCGACGGAGTATGGAATGCGGTGATCCGCGACGGAAGCGCGAGCGGGGAGTTGCACCTTACCCGCAACCTGTCTGACCAGCGTCGATCGGCCCGTACAAGGCTGGTGGGCCGGTCGGGGCAGCCGGTCCTTTCGACGACCGCGGCCGCCACCCTGTCGGAATCGCCGGTTCTCCTTCACCGACAGCGCGGGTGACCGATGGTCTGGCAGGCTCGCCCCGTGGGGCCATGAACTGAAGGGCCGGAGACAACCGTTGATGTGGAACCACAGTCGTCGTGCCCTGATCGCTACGTCGGCGGTGGCGGCTGTGCTCGTGGCTGCGGTAGCGACCGACGCCGGCACCGTGGCGCGGGGTGAATCGTGCGTGTTGCGGGTACCCGCGAAGGTCAACGTGGGGGCAACGGTGACCGCGACCGTCGCCGCTTGCCCCGCTGCGGCGCTGTCGGGATATCTGTCCTGGGTGCTGCGGGCGTCAGCGGACGACACGCTGTGGTTCTCCCGGGACGCCGCCGCAACCAACCCGACGGGGGGCCTGACCGACATCTACGGGGCCGAGGTTCCCGGCACGTACCGGTTCAGCGCGGCCGGATCGGACCACTTCTGCCAACCGGACTCCGCGGATTGCCCGACGGTGTCGCTTTCGGCCAACGTGGTCGTCGCGAAGTACCGGACCACGACCGCGCTGCAGGTGGTCCGATCGACCGTCACCGGTAAACCGGTGACCAGACTCAGCACCCAGGTGCGCCGGTACACCCGGTTCGGGTCGGCAGGCCTCGGTGCCGCAACGGTCACCATCTACCGTGACAACAAGGTCCTCACGTCAACGAAGACCACCTCCGCCGGTGTGGCGACGGTCAGCGTCGCGGACACCAAGGGTTCCCACACCTACAAGGCCGTGGCCGCGGAGTCAGGCACGGCCTGGTCAGCGACCTCGAACACCGTCCGCAAGTAACAACGCACCGGCACGGGCAGCAGCCCCCAGCCCGAAATCCTGATCAGCGACATCCG from Cryptosporangium minutisporangium includes these protein-coding regions:
- a CDS encoding nitrilase-related carbon-nitrogen hydrolase; the protein is MDAAVRVVHEESLFTAGDAFPTFVCRGVRFGINICSDTQVSAAAAAIARAGARLLLVPAQNMMRRETVFY